The following proteins are encoded in a genomic region of Sparus aurata chromosome 23, fSpaAur1.1, whole genome shotgun sequence:
- the pdgfbb gene encoding trichohyalin isoform X2 yields MLDRSNANFLLWPPCVEVQRCSGCCNTKSLQCVPVVTHTRYLQVMKIEYINKRPTYAKAVVSVIDHVECRCQPAPRPPVPKKKSSRRQHGHQHRNQTLGHEQVKVHSKDELHQWDELKQNQRAHLEDLLEQQWSPRGDTFTQPEEGYSLTGEDASRSGEGIIFGPHWAHNSTRLLGNKDQTVNLENIERISDGNKTVSSLDNDGTEEKDKLVEGGDGLLHNRTEGTVNKGERSRDEGTQTQSPLWQEDKSNKFRPTEATSEGGGIRFKPTKEPNPEPREQARRRDNETPDEVRILQIEEEKLEQERKELLLLHKRLDQEKEILRQQQMKREEEERQRAKEADGQHHLHGKHHHHLQTITTQKPATTTTTTRQPSAPAGPRPPARPRRRMKKNRKRISKAAMRAMLM; encoded by the exons ATGTTGGACCGTAGCAACGCTAACTTCCTGTTATGGCCGCCCTGTGTCGAGGTGCAGCGCTGCTCTGGCTGCTGTAACACCAAGAGTCTACAGTGTGTCCCTGTTGTCACGCACACTAGATACTTACAG GTCATGAAGATTGAGTATATCAACAAAAGACCCACTTATGCTAAAGCAGTGGTGTCAGTGATTGATCATGTGGAATGCCGATGTCAGCCCGCTCCACGTCCTCCTGTGCCCAAGAAGAAATCATCACGCAGACAACACGGCCACCAGCATCGAAACCAGACACTTGGACACGAGCAG GTGAAGGTGCACTCTAAAGATGAACTCCACCAGTGGGATGAGCTGAAGCAAAACCAGAGGGCCCACTTGGAGGATCTCCTGGAGCAGCAGTGGAGCCCCAGAGGAgacacattcactcagcctgaGGAAGGCTACAGCCTGACAGGGGAGGATGCATCTCGCTCTGGAGAGGGCATCATTTTTGGTCCACACTGGGCACATAACTCCACCAGGCTCCTGGGGAATAAAGACCAAACTGTGAATCTGGAGAATATTGAGAGGATCTCTGATGGTAACAAGACTGTTTCCTCACTGGATAATGATGGCACTGAGGAAAAAGACAAGTTGGTGGAAGGTGGGGATGGGTTGCTGCACAACAGGACTGAAGGGACAGTTAACAAGGGAGAAAGGAGCAGGGACgaaggcacacaaacacagagtccatTATGGCAAGAAGACAAATCCAACAAGTTCAGGCCTACTGAGGCAACCAGTGAGGGAGGGGGGATCAGGTTCAAACCGACCAAAGAGCCAAATCCAGAGCCTCGAGAACAGGCGAGACGCAGAGACAATGAGACTCCTGACGAGGTGAGGATATTACAGATTGAGGAGGAAAAACTGgagcaggagagaaaagagcTCCTACTCCTTCACAAGAGGCTCGACCAAGAGAAGGAGATACTGAGACAGCAGCAgatgaaaagagaagaagaggagaggcagcGAGCAAAGGAAGCTGATGGTCAGCATCACCTGCATGgtaaacatcatcatcatctgcaaACAATAACTACACAGAAACCAG CGACAACAACCACGACCACGCGGCAGCCATCAGCTCCAGCAGGACCCAGACCCCCGGCCCGTCcaaggaggaggatgaaaaaGAATCGCAAACGGATCAGCAAGGCAGCTATGAGAGCGATGCTAATGTAG
- the pdgfbb gene encoding uncharacterized protein pdgfbb isoform X1, with product MSSWVQLLLALLVACLRFGVAEGDPLPAALVELVRNSPISSIEDLQLLLLTDSVDEEDGTSAANGGHRLPRSLDAQPAQQALCKVRTEVVEVTRAMLDRSNANFLLWPPCVEVQRCSGCCNTKSLQCVPVVTHTRYLQVMKIEYINKRPTYAKAVVSVIDHVECRCQPAPRPPVPKKKSSRRQHGHQHRNQTLGHEQVKVHSKDELHQWDELKQNQRAHLEDLLEQQWSPRGDTFTQPEEGYSLTGEDASRSGEGIIFGPHWAHNSTRLLGNKDQTVNLENIERISDGNKTVSSLDNDGTEEKDKLVEGGDGLLHNRTEGTVNKGERSRDEGTQTQSPLWQEDKSNKFRPTEATSEGGGIRFKPTKEPNPEPREQARRRDNETPDEVRILQIEEEKLEQERKELLLLHKRLDQEKEILRQQQMKREEEERQRAKEADGQHHLHGKHHHHLQTITTQKPATTTTTTRQPSAPAGPRPPARPRRRMKKNRKRISKAAMRAMLM from the exons ATGAGCTCGTGGGTGCAGCTGCTGCTCGCCTTGCTGGTGGCGTGTCTGCGGTTTGGCGTCGCCGAG GGGGACCCTCTGCCTGCAGCCCTGGTGGAGCTGGTTAGAAACAGCCCCATCTCCTCTATAGAGGaccttcagctgctgctgctcactgacTCCGTAG atGAGGAGGATGGGACTTCTGCAGCCAATGGAGGTCACAGACTACCAAGGAGCCTTG ATGCCCAGCCGGCTCAGCAGGCTCTGTGTAAAGTTCGTACAGAGGTGGTTGAGGTCACCAGGGCGATGTTGGACCGTAGCAACGCTAACTTCCTGTTATGGCCGCCCTGTGTCGAGGTGCAGCGCTGCTCTGGCTGCTGTAACACCAAGAGTCTACAGTGTGTCCCTGTTGTCACGCACACTAGATACTTACAG GTCATGAAGATTGAGTATATCAACAAAAGACCCACTTATGCTAAAGCAGTGGTGTCAGTGATTGATCATGTGGAATGCCGATGTCAGCCCGCTCCACGTCCTCCTGTGCCCAAGAAGAAATCATCACGCAGACAACACGGCCACCAGCATCGAAACCAGACACTTGGACACGAGCAG GTGAAGGTGCACTCTAAAGATGAACTCCACCAGTGGGATGAGCTGAAGCAAAACCAGAGGGCCCACTTGGAGGATCTCCTGGAGCAGCAGTGGAGCCCCAGAGGAgacacattcactcagcctgaGGAAGGCTACAGCCTGACAGGGGAGGATGCATCTCGCTCTGGAGAGGGCATCATTTTTGGTCCACACTGGGCACATAACTCCACCAGGCTCCTGGGGAATAAAGACCAAACTGTGAATCTGGAGAATATTGAGAGGATCTCTGATGGTAACAAGACTGTTTCCTCACTGGATAATGATGGCACTGAGGAAAAAGACAAGTTGGTGGAAGGTGGGGATGGGTTGCTGCACAACAGGACTGAAGGGACAGTTAACAAGGGAGAAAGGAGCAGGGACgaaggcacacaaacacagagtccatTATGGCAAGAAGACAAATCCAACAAGTTCAGGCCTACTGAGGCAACCAGTGAGGGAGGGGGGATCAGGTTCAAACCGACCAAAGAGCCAAATCCAGAGCCTCGAGAACAGGCGAGACGCAGAGACAATGAGACTCCTGACGAGGTGAGGATATTACAGATTGAGGAGGAAAAACTGgagcaggagagaaaagagcTCCTACTCCTTCACAAGAGGCTCGACCAAGAGAAGGAGATACTGAGACAGCAGCAgatgaaaagagaagaagaggagaggcagcGAGCAAAGGAAGCTGATGGTCAGCATCACCTGCATGgtaaacatcatcatcatctgcaaACAATAACTACACAGAAACCAG CGACAACAACCACGACCACGCGGCAGCCATCAGCTCCAGCAGGACCCAGACCCCCGGCCCGTCcaaggaggaggatgaaaaaGAATCGCAAACGGATCAGCAAGGCAGCTATGAGAGCGATGCTAATGTAG